The Caloenas nicobarica isolate bCalNic1 chromosome Z, bCalNic1.hap1, whole genome shotgun sequence region TTGGGAGCTCCCTGAGCTGCAGACACGGGAGGCTGGAAGGGCCCCACCAGCACCTCTCTGTCACACTGCAGCTCACACTCTGCGCCTCTGCGAGTCCGCTGACGGCGGGTGAACGCTCACCTAGAGCACCTAGGATCATCAAGATGAGGATCGTGCAGAGCCTCTTCTTTTTCAAGGTGATGATCTCTTTCCTGAATAAAAGAGGGAGTCCCGGTGTTAGCAGTGCTCAAGAGCAGTGCCCTGCACATGGGGGATTTTCCCTCaccagctgaggagcagcaaTGTGGGAGGAGCCAGGGTCTCCTGGTGGGGAGCACTGCCAGCCTCCCCTTGCTGGCCTTGACCCACTGGCACCCGTCGCCTGTGTGTCCGTACCGGACAAGTATTGTACTCACACGGTGGAGACTCCCGGGCTGAGGCGTCTCTggagggagaccacagccatTACCAGACTGAGGACCAAGCCTGGGCaaagaaaccagagaaaacTCTGAGGGCTCTTCTTGAGGACACTGGTTCAGCACAAGCCAGATCCCTGCAGGGAGGTGGGCGCTGGTGCCATGGCCTcgctccctggggcagggccagggccagggccagggccagggccgTGGTTATGCCCTATGGAGCGGGGCAGCTGGGCGCCCCCTGGCCCTGGGCGGGTGGAGGGCCGGGCAGGGTCGCCCCGCAGGCAGGGCACTGACGGTgggcctggggaaggaggatgGCGCGAGTCCGGGGTTACTGCACAGTTTCTAGAGTGTCCCACAAAGACGGAGACGTGATGGCCAGCTCTGTCACCGTCACACAGCCGAGGTGGCCCCAGGCCTCCTTTGGGGCAGCAGGacgctggctctgcagggctgtcaGGCCCGGCCGAGCCAGGCAGGCTTGGTGCAAAGATGGGGTGAAAGGCAGCACTGAACTTGCCTTCATGTTCCGCAGCCCTGTGGCGTGCGGACCCTCGCCATCTGGTgcccgggctgctcctgcctcctcgCCTCGCCAGGGCAGCCCGTTGTGCTCCCTGAGGagcctttctcttccccatcctggGCAGAAAGGAAAGTCTCCGGCAAGCTTCTGCGCCTGTCCGCTCAGAACTCCTCCTGGAGACAGCTGGCAGAGCGCCTGCCACAGGCACACAGCCACCAGCACACTGCGAGCTCCTCACAGGCCCACAGCTGCTGGCCCACAGTGCCCCACCTCAGAGAGGCTTGGCCCTGCATGGCGTGACGTCATGGCTGCGACGTCACAGACAGAGctgcagggggtgggggaagggggTCAGGGAGAGACCCCGCAGCCCGCGTGGTGCTGTGTTTGGCATTTGTGAGCAGGCAGTGCTGGAAACACCCCAGCGTTCTagctggtgctgagcagcgCTTGCAGAGCACCGAGGcttctcctgtttctctctgtgtcCCCAAGCGAGTAGGCCGAGGCTGGGtgagaggctgggaggggacacagctgggatggccagcccaaactgaccaaaggggcACTGCATGCCACGAAACGTCATGCTGCACAATAGAGCCTGGCCCTTTGGTCTTTCCAAAGGAGCCATTGCAtggggactggctgggcatcgCTCTGCTGGGGTCgacccagcacagccagttgAGAGAAAGGAGGGGTTTGCTGAGAGCTTCAGAGGCGCCCAGTAGGCCGGGAAGGTTCCTGTGTGGGGGCACAAGGTGCCCCGAGGGCACTGGGCGTCTGGTCGGGCAGCATGGGGCCACAGGCTGTCCTAAGCATGGCCTCTGTGTCAGGGTCCACATTTTAAGTCGTCTCCAAGGTGCTTGCTCCCACCTCCACCGCAAGCGACGGCATCACTCTCCAGGAGCCCGCCAGTGACAGCCGCGGAGCCCGTGAGCCTGCCCGGCCACGAGAACTTTGCCTGGCTACAGGGGGTTGGCTCTGCAGGGATCCTGACCGGCGACAGGCAATGAGAGACTTGCATGGCCAAGGACAAATCGCCTGTCCCCGCCAAAGCATGTGCGCTGCTGCAAATGGAGGAGGGATAAGTTAGAAATGCCTCCTCACTGTTTCTGTCCCCTAGTCAAGACCAGGTACCAATAGGAGCATGGTGAACACGAATCCCCTCAAATTCTTACCAAGGAGTTTCCATCCTCTGCAACTGAACTAGCCCAACTGAAAAAGGATTTTAGTCGTTCACCAAAAGATTCTGAGATGGAATAGTTTTGGAGGGTGTCATTGTCTGGGGAGGATCAGATATTATTAAGGGAACAGGAAGCCGAGGGCTACTGGGGGCCAGGAGTGTTCCCTACCACCGGTGACCACTGTGCGCCCTGGTCCCTAACTCAAAGAGCAGCCTCTTGGGCTGGAGGCCTCAACCCTTTCTAAAGGGGGGACCCCCTTGCCATTGTGGGGTCGGGCAACCAGGTAGTGGAAAATGGACAGAAGGCAGCATGTCTGCAAGGGATGTGCGACCGGGAGCTCAAATTTAAACAAGGATCCCCCATGATGACACCCGTTGACTCACAGCAAGTGATACCTCTCATACAGGGCCTCCCGGACTCCCTGAAAACTTTTGGCATTCAGCTGCGAGGGAAAATACAAGTGATGTCCCAGAGCAAAAGGGAATAATGCTGCCGCATTAGAAGGAAAAGCGACCCCCAATTGCAGATTCCCTGAAAGGGAAGTTTGGACTTGGGGAGAGGTGGCGCAAGAGTTAATTAATTACGACCGAAAGAATTGTCCGGTGCCCTCTGTGGAAGGTGACTCTAAAGCTATCAGATGAGCAGAGTGGCACCCCCcttctgcaaaaacaaaacccctagGGAATAACAATGGTAGGGGACACCCGGCACATGAGGATCCCCGGGCCCCAAGGGAGAAATGTTATGCCCTCTGGAAGAAGGGTGTTTTAAAGGTGATCCCTCGGGAGGTGATTGATGCGTTACCCACTCCCAACCTGGAAAGCCTGGTGGAAGGCTGGGCCAAAATACTGCCggggtggaaaaaaacacaatcCAAGGTGTACCTTAGGAGGGCAAAAGAAAATGGGCGGATAAAAGCTACACCCTTGCGTAATCCCGGCCCCTCCCCAGTGTGGCCAACGCAACCTCCTGATAATAAAAGGTCTACAAAATGGACAGGGGTATTTTAAAACCCATACCTCTCTTTGGCGTGGTGATGGGTTCTATTTGCAGGCCCCGATCGTTGTGTGGACACCATGTATTCTGAAACTTCATGCTTAGCTGTACATAGACTTTTTACAGTAATGTGCTTTGCACAGTCAGCCTTCTAACAGTGATTTAATTCCGGTGTATAATATCTTGTATAATAGTGGTAGCTATAACCTTCTTAATATTTTTCGGATGCGAATAAGGATATGAATTAGCTTGAGGACCATGCAATTGTCCACCCGAATATGCCTATTGCCATATTAAATGGAAAGGCAAATGAGGAAAGCAATGtggaaggagagcagaggtgCCAAAGCTTTCTCCACAAAGCTGCACCCGCTGAAGTGAGAAGAAGATCACACTGCTTTCCAGGCCTCCCGTACTTAGCAGAGTAGCAGGGCTGGCAGTGCAACTGTTGGCTTTAGCTTTTGAAGTTTACATGAGTCTGAGACGAATGTGTGTAGGTCCATAGCCTTGCGTACTTGCTGTTGAAGATGCAGGGCTGAACTGGGCAAATCTCCCCTTGAAAAAGACGGATGTTTGTGTGTTCAGTGTTGAGCTGGGACCTGACTGTGTTTTGGCTTTTCAGGCAGGGGGAACGGTGTCTCTCTTAGAGACACGCAGAAGGCAGAAGCGGAGGGTTGTGCCTGGGAGCGCACATGGGCACAGGGAGCTGGGCCAGCGTCccctctctgcagcagctgggccgCTCAGACCTCCTTACACACCCCAGACACTCCTCAGGGGTCCCAGACACGGCTGCACCCCGTGTGGACCCCTACCagaccctgtccccagggccaagGTGCCATCTGAATGAAATGGGCCAGTGCTTTGGGGATCATGACCCTCAAATGCTGCCAGGCTCTCCGATGACTCCTTCTTGGGATGAGATGGGGGGGTGCCCCTCAGGCTGCAGGAATTTGTCGAGGAAAGGCTAGAGGAGCGTCGTCTCCTTTTGCTTAGTTAGGAAACATCCCTGAAGTGGAGAGCAAGTGGAAAGCCTGAGGAAGGCCTCAGCCTGCAAAAGGCAGAGCTTGGCAGCTTGGAGAGGGCCTCTGATATGacattgctctgcagcagaCTAACAGCCACATCCCTCTGGCCTGTTTCTCCATTTAACTCTTTAATAACTATTGAGGTAAGGTCTCCACATGTGTGTGGCGGATGGCATTTGTTTCCACAATCTCCCCATGCACCTGCACTCGATAAATGCAGGTGTATCCTCGTTTTCCCCAGTTGCTCCGTATGCCGAGCTTCAAAAGCTGGAAGGCTCTGGGCTTCCCATTCTGCAAGAAAAGCACGGCAAAATGTAGCGTCACTCCTGGGGTGtaaagagggagagcagggtTGCGCGCATATTCTCTGCtggcccctgccctgctccaggaCCAGCTCCCATCGTGGCTGAGGCGGcagcttttccctccttcccttctcccacccaGGTGGCAAAGGACCCCGTGCCCCTGCAGACCAAACACCCGCCGCAGGGATCATGCAGGGCGGCTGTGGAAAGCAGAGGCTCGCTGGCTGCGGGAAACGGAGTGTGGGGAAAGTCCTGAGCCGGGACGAGGTGCTGGGTGTCCTTCCCGCCCCCACCTGCCCATCGGGTGCAGCCAGGTACCCCTGGGGACCCGCGCAGCTCTGGGGGCAAGGGGGCCCTTGTTCTGCATTTGCTGCCCTGCTGGATGACACTCTCCCCCGCAAGCACATTAATGTTTCTCTTGGCCAGTGTCGAGCCCCTGCCCCGGCAAGGACCATCCCCACTCCTTCTGCAAGAGACTTGCTGGTAAACCAGCGTTTGGGCCCTGGCCTCTTGCCCACACACACTCACTGCACCTGCAGAGTGAAGGTCTGGGTCGGTTCTTTCTGCACGTTGTAGGTGAAGGTCCCCAGCAGAGtttcttccttgccttcctCAGCCAGTCCCTTGGAGATAGTGCAAGAGGAGCAGGTCAGGCTGAAGGCGTCCATGAGGAAAGGTTCGTGCCAGATCTGGGCCCGTGATCCCCGCTCAGCCccttcagctccagcccagTCCCAGCCCCCAGTGCCCGGCAGAGACTTACAGAGACAGTGAAATCTCGGGGGGCACTGCTGACGGTGCCCAGCGGAGAGGCTGCCTTTGAGGTGTGTTGTATGGTGACGGTCGTCGGCTGTATTAGCATGGGCAACCGGATTAGCACCTCGCTCTGAGACCCTCGGAAAGGCCAGCAGTATCCCGGGGACGTATCCGGCTGAAAGCAGAGGCCAAGAGCCATGAACGCGAGGCCACGATGGGCCCCGCTgggctcctgtgcagccagaagCACAGACGGCACTGCGCCTGTGGGCTGGGTTTGTGCTCGAAATGAGTGGTGCGCTGGGAAGTGTGCAGAAGTGCCCGGCTCTCTTCCCGGTGtgggacagaggaaaaaagccagcCAGTGACTTTATTAGGGGCAAGAGAAGCAGTACTGACCGTTTCTGCTACTCTACCTGCACAAAGGTATCCAGCTGTGGTGGAGCACACAGGAACCAAAACACACTGCTGAAGCCTGTACAGCTGCTGGACGATCTCTGCAGGTCAATGGCAGCCCCTAAGGGGAGAACGGAGCAGCCTCAGGCTTGGAGGacctgggggctgcaggctaTTTCTAAGgctgcctgccagccctgcacaAAGCCTCACACCCTCGCCGGGGATGCAGCAAACAGAAGGGGATCCCCATGCTTGGTGACGACAGCATTTGTCTCCCAGCCACACACAGAGAAGGGCTGCGGGTGCTGGAAGGCTGTGAGCTCCAATGGGAAGGGCAGCAGACCCAAGGCAAGGCCCCGCTGTGTGCACAGCAAAGGATGACCCGGCCACTGATTTTCGTTCCCCAGGAAGGCTCAGcggatggggagagggagaaacgCTGTCTAGGGCACGGCCGGTGCTCCAGTGAGGGCTCTGACGGCAGGGCTGGTGCGAGCCCAAGGAGCCACTCAGCCGCAGTCGTGCTCTTGGGCCCTGCGGTTTTGTGccacctccctctgccccagggagcagagTCTGCAGCGCAGCCTGCTTTATGGAGCGCTAAGCACGATGAGCCCAGTGCAATGACAGCCCTACCCCTGTCCGTTCGTCTGTACCTGCACTTCTCAGAGACCAGTCAGACAACTGCGTGGTTGCAGACATTGTGTCTCTCATTTGCTGAACTTcctgggaaggagagaaaggaacagGGGAAGCGACCCCatcagagctgggcaggagaaAGAGCTTTATAGTGGAGAAGCTcaagcagcagcccctggcaaGGGCTGGATGTGTGGGCTGTGCAGAAAAAGCCCATCAAGTGGCCCAGGAAGGCCCTTGTGCAGGGCACTACTGGACCCAGCCCTCTTTCCCAAAGCGCACGATTACCTCCATCATAGTGCcgatctctgcagccaggcgCACCAGCTCATCTCGCAGCTGTTTCACCTCTTGGGATTGTTCCCCCCACGCAGACAGCGTGTTCCTGCAGTCACCGGGAAAGCAGATCTTGTCAGAAAGTGGCTCAGCTCTTCCCAGAGCATCCAAGCTCATGAGGAGCAGAGACAAAGGTGCTCAAGCCCCCTTCATTTTTTTCGCAGGCCTGCAAATGCTTCCCTTGCCCTCCCGGTTTAGCAAAAGGCCCAGGCAGGAGCGAAAGGCACGAGCCCTGAGCGCCGTACAAGTGAGTGCAAATAGCACGGGCTCATCTGCCGTTACCCCACTAAATGTCCTGCCCGTCAGGAAAGGAGAGGGCTCTTACCGCAGGTCAAGCAGGTCAGCTGcaggctgccccagcagcacctggaaGGGAAAGGTTCTCCATAtgagtcccagagctgctggagctttCCAGAGCTGGTGGCTCTAGGAAGGCCAGGCACAAGCTGCTGCTGATCCTCTGGGTCACTGCCTAGAACTGGAGGGACTGGGCAATTTACCCGCCCACCATCTAGCCGGGTTCCTCTGTGGGGCTTGCCTGTCCCACAACGACAGTCACCGACCTGCGGCGCATCCTGTGTCCACAGCCTCAACGTCAGCAGCAAGCTCCCGCAGCAAACACCAGCTGTAATTCACATCACCAAGAGAGTTATTTCCTCAGGCTGTCCAATGATCTCTGCAGTCCCACAGTCTCCTCCCACATCAGGGTAGCAAGAGGCTGGCTGAGGACACGGGGGAAAGGGCGCCGAGCTTGCAGTTCCAAGCAAGCGGGGACCCTCTCCCTGGTTTCAGGGCACACTTGGTGTCTCAAAGCTGCACCCcattttccctcccttctctgcATGTAGTGGGCATCTTGGGAGCTCCCTGAGCTGCAGACACGGGAGGCTGGAAGGGCCCCACCAGCACCTCTCTGTCACACTGCAGCTCACACTCTGCGCCTCTGCGAGTCCGCTGACGGCGGGCGAACGCTCACCTAGAGCACCTAGGATCATCAAGATGAGGATCGTGCAGAGCCTCTTCTTTTTCAAGGTGATGatctctttcctgaaaagaagaGGGAGTCCTGGTGTTAGCAGTGCTCAAGAGCAGTGCCCTGCACATGGGGGATTTTCCCTCaccagctgaggagcagcaaTGTGGGAGGAGCCAGGGTCTCCTGGTGGGGAGCACTGCCAGCCTCCCCTTGCTGGCCTTGACCCACTGGCACCCGTCGCCTGTGTGTCCGTACCGGACAAGTATTGTACTCACACGGTGGAGACTCCCGGGCTGAGGCGTCTCTggagggagaccacagccatTACCAGACTGAGGACCAAGCCTGGGCaaagaaaccagagaaaacTCTGAGGGCTCTTCTTGAGGACACTGGTTCAGCACAAGCCAGATCCCTGCAGGGAGGTGGGCGCTGGTGCCATGGCCTCGCTCCctgggccagggccagggccagggccagggccgTGGTTATGCCCTATGGAGCGGGGCAGCTGGGCGCCCCCTGGCCCTGGGCGGGTGGAGGGCCGGGCAGGGTCGCCCCGCAGGCAGGGCACTGACGGTgggcctggggaaggaggatgGCGCGAGTCCGGGGTTACTGCACAGTTTCTAGAGTGTCCCACAAAGACGGAGACGTGATGGCCAGCTCTGTCACCGTCACACAGCCGAGGTGGCCCCAGGCCTCCTTTGGGGCAGCAGGacgctggctctgcagggctgtcaGGCCCGGCCGAGCCAGGCAGGCTTGGTGCAAAGATGGGGTGAAAGGCAGCACTGAACTTGCCTTCATGTTCCGCAGCCCTGTGGCGTGCGAACCCTCGCCATCTGGTgcccgggctgctcctgcctcctcgCCTCGCCAGGGCAGCCCGTTGTGCTCCCTGAGGagcctttctcttccccatcctggGCAGAAAGGAAAGTCTCCGGCAAGCTTCTGCGCCTGTCCGCTCAGAACTCCTCCTGGAGACAGCTGGCAGAACGCCTGCCACAGGCACACAGCCACCAGCACACTGCGAGCTCCTCACAGGCCCACAGCTGCTGGCCCACAGTGCCCCACCTCAGAGAGGCTTGGCCCTGCATGGCGTGACGTCATGGCTGCGACGTCACAGACAGAGctgcagggggtgggggaagggggTCAGGGAGAGACCCCGCAGCCCGCGTGGTGCTGTGTTTGGCATTTGTGAGCAGGCAGTGCTGGAAACACCCCAGCGTTCTagctggtgctgagcagcgCTTGCAGAGCACCGAGGcttctcctgtttctctctgtgtcCCCAAGCGAGTAGGCCGAGGCTGGGtgagaggctgggaggggacacagctgggatggccagcccaaactgaccaaaggggcACTGCATGCCACGAAACGTCATGCTGCACAATAGAGCCTGGGCCTTTGGTCTTTCCAAAGGAGCCATTGCAtggggactggctgggcatcgCTCTGCTGGGGTCgacccagcacagccagttgAGAGAAAGGAGGGGTTTGCTGAGAGCTTCAGAGGCGCCCAGTAGGCCGGGAAGGTTCCTGTGTGGGGGCACAAGGTGCCCCGAGGGCACTGGGCGTCTGGTCGGGCAGCATGGGGCCACAGGCTGTCCTAAGCATGGCCTCTGTGTCAGGGTCCACATTTTAAGTCGTCTCCAAGGTGCTTGCTCCCACCTCCACCGCAAGCGACGGCATCACTCTCCAGGAGCCCGCCAGTGACAGCCGCGGAGCCCGTGAGCCTGCCCGGCCACGAGAACTTTGCCTGGCTACAGggggctggctctgcagggatCCTGACCGGCGACAGGCAATGAGAGACTTGCATGGCCAAGGACAAATCGCCTGTCCCCGCCAAAGCATGTGCGCTGCTGCAAATGGAGGAGGGATAAGTTAGAAATGCCTCCTCACTGTTTCTGTCCCCTAGTCAAGACCAGGTACCAATAGGAGCATGGTGAATACGAATCCCCTCAAATTCTTACCAAGGAGTTTCCATCCTCTGCAACTGAACTAGCCCAACTGAAAAAGGATTTTAGTCGTTCACCAAAAGATTCTGAGATGGAATAGTTTTGGAGGGTGTCATTGTCTGGGGAGGATCAGATATTATTAAGGGAACAGGAAGCCGAGGGCTACTGGGGGCCAGGAGTGTTCCCTACCACCGGTGACCACTGTGCGCCCTGGTCCGTAGCTCAAAGAGCAGCCTCTTGGGCTGGAGGCCTCAACCCTTTCTAAAGGGGGGACCCCCTTGCCATTGTGGGGTCGGGCAACCAGGTAGTGGAAAATGGACAGAAGGCAGCATGTCTGCAAGGGATGTGCGACCGGGAGCTCAAATTTAAACGAGGATCCCCCATGATGACACCCGTTGACTCACAGCAAGTGATACCTCTCATACAGGGCCTCCCGGACTCCCTGAAAACTTTTGGCATTCAGCTGCGAGGGAAAATACAAGTGATGTCCCAGAGCAAAAGGGAATAATGCTGCCGCATTAGAAGGAAAAGCGACCCCCAATTGCAGATTCCCTGAAAGGGAAGTTTGGACTTGGGGAGAGGTGGCGCAAGAGTTAATTAATTACGACCGAAAGAATTGTCCGGTGCCCTCTGTGGAAGGTGACTCTAAAGCTATCAGATGAGCAGAGTGGCACCCCCcttctgcaaaaacaaaacccctagGGAATAACAACGGTAGGGGA contains the following coding sequences:
- the LOC136002367 gene encoding sperm-associated antigen 4 protein-like; this translates as MMEEVQQMRDTMSATTQLSDWSLRSAGAAIDLQRSSSSCTGFSSVFWFLCAPPQLDTFVQPDTSPGYCWPFRGSQSEVLIRLPMLIQPTTVTIQHTSKAASPLGTVSSAPRDFTVSGLAEEGKEETLLGTFTYNVQKEPTQTFTLQNGKPRAFQLLKLGIRSNWGKRGYTCIYRVQVHGEIVETNAIRHTHVETLPQ